From the Fusarium keratoplasticum isolate Fu6.1 chromosome 14, whole genome shotgun sequence genome, the window cgacatcaatCCTGAGGGCCTTGTCGAGGTAGGGTTTGTAACAGAGATTTGAAGGAAAAATCTATTCCATTGTTTGCCAAAAGCCTCTGTGGCAGCCACTACAGGGGTGCCATGCCAATTAGACGGCATAAATTGAAAGACCTCTGTTTCCTGGGAACTTTGGCAGCCGCTGGAGCGAGCGGCCCGCGCATCGCGCGATCGGCCGTGTCGGGCGAGTCAGGCCGACACTCCGGATATTCGGAGGCGGTGGTCTTGAGAGCTCTTCATTGGGGGATGGCTTTGGGTACCAAAGATCAACGGGGCATCTCACCGCTCATTATTGTCCGGGGAGATGATGCAAGATGATAATCGCGATAATCAATTGCTTGTTCAGAGTTAATTCGCCATTGACTTGCTTCGGgggtgtcgaggttgagccaCCATCGGCAAGCCCTCATGTTGATACTTCAAGCCCCATCTGAATCAGCCCGTAATAGAAGTCCCAACAATATCGCCAGGTAGATATTGCAAAGTCATATTGCTAACAATCCTTCGTTAATTGCTGCCCCTGGCCTCCTTGTATTGCTGTTGACTGGCGCTATAggcctcctcgagcgccTCAATCTGGGTTGCCCAAGCCTATGGCCCTACTCAGCTACACAATCTGATCCTTCCCTCTTGAGACTAATTTGTGCTGTGCAATGGTCATCAATTCGTCCCTATTCCGAAGCTTTCTCCTTGACTGACTTTCCTTGTGGAACACTTTAAAAAGCTCGTCATGAATGCGCCGGCGCCACTCCTTTTGACTCGTATAGCGCCTCTAATTAGGCTGCCCgtggagttgaagaaggtAATCATTCACAAGGCCCACATCAAGCTGGTAGGTCTAACCACGAGCCGGCTAAGCGCCGCGGCGGATAGGGTGGTTATTGCCCTGATATGCCCTCCGTTAGTCCCCTCTATCCACACGATTCACCTCATCGTTATAAGAAACACCAACTGTAGGAATTGGTATTAGCTTGACTGTCTCATCACCAAAGATACGCCGTATCGACTATGCCATAGCCTCCTTCATTGACGGCTTCTCTCTCTAGCGCTCACATTTCTTATCTCCTTTGAATACAGTTGATAAGAGTAATAGAGTGTGATATCCTTCTACGCAACTTGATCCGCCTGCAGCGTGAAATAACAAAGTAGTAAGGGAAACATAGCAAGAGTAGTCGAGGGTTTTTTTTACCTAGTTGTGAGGAGTAGGCATAACCTTGACCTTATTGAATTTGCAGTCCGATTCGCCCGACAtgtctttcttttttattactttGCTGAGTGGAGTGACTGATGACTCGGCAACGGCGCCAAACCATTGGACAGATCTTTTCCGTTGGTGTCGGTTTTGGCTACTTCATATTCTTGCTCATGGGTATTCCGCATCCAAAATCGTTGATTCTGCTAAAACCCGTGTTGATCGAGGGATATACTAAGAGTTCAATGGAGACTTGTCCAAAGAGCCCTCCCCAAACTGCTGCTATCGGTATCATCGAGCACTGGGTTCAAATGGCCAGCCCGTCAATCGTGCGAACAACCGTGATGGACGGAACTCTGACCACCTGGATGTGGCTCAGTTCAAGGTCAGCAGACTGTGGTTGGCTGGATCACCTGATTGCGATACATGGATGACCGATCCACCCGGCAGATTTCACAGGAATTTGTTTTGACTGAACAAAATTGGTTCTTGTGTGAGCGTGGCATAACGGATTGCGTGGGGAAAATCAGGCAATAATGTTGCAGCAACACTCCCTTGTCCCGCATACGGGTTGGGGAACGCTCTCGCCAACCGTGCAAGAGGATAATTTCCCATCCCTAGCAGATCACGAGATGTGTGATGCTGTGACCGCTGGGGAGGTTTCTGGATCTGACATGCAGTATATGAAATGTGGGCGGCGTGACTAAATGGTTGGTATAACTTATCTTCTGATTTATCGAGGAAATATGATGTACAGAGGAACCCGACTTGGGGTGCTAGTCAACTAATTATCCGATATTGGCGAAGGTTCCTCTGTATCGTCGCGGTTACCGGTGCGCGGAGACTGTCATTATCAACATGTAACAATACCAGCATCAATACACTATTTCATTTCAATGCTGTGTCATGATTTGCTAAGCGAACGCAGTTTTCTCCTTTACACTTTATTGGCGACGTCCTCCATGTTGCACCTGCCCTGCTCCCCCTGCTCTCGAGCGTCTTGCCCCTGAACCTCCGGCGAGTCCTCAATCTTGGTCATCTTATAAACAATCATGGCGGCAAAGAGATCCCCAGACACATTAACAGCGGTACGGAATCTGTCCAGAAACCAGTCGATGGCAACAATGACAGCAAACATTCCAGTGAGCTCGACATTGACCGAGCGAGCAATCATGACTGAAAGCACAAGGGAAGCCGAAGGAATGGGGCTCACACCAATGGATGCCAGAGTGGATAGAAGAGCAATAATCACATAATCGGCAGGGCTCAGGGTGATGTTCTGTGTCGCAGCCAAGAATACCACAGCCGCAGGGAGATAAATAGCCGTGCTGGTAAAGTTTAGATTTTCATACGGAAAGTGAGGAATCTGAAAGGCACTTACCCGTCCATATTAATCAAGCAACCCAAGGGGCATGAGAACTTGTATACAGTCGAAGGGACCCCTTGAGCCTGAGCACAACGGAGCGTTACCGAGAGTGTGGCAGCAGAAGAGGCAGAACCCCATGCAGTGACCCAAGCGGGAGCGATTTTGATCCAGTATGCGTAAGGGTTCATTCTGGTGAAGCTAAAGAAGATGATTGGCAGTATAATGAGGACGTGGATTAGCATTGTCGATAGTGTCGCCCCAATCAGCAACCCGAGATTCTTGCCAATCGTTGTAATATCAAGCTTCATGAGGTTGCTCAAAATGAGGAAGAAAACCCCAACAGGAGCAACCTGGATGAGAAAGGTGATGATCTTGGTGATCATCCGCTCGATTTCCTCGGTGACACGGACGATGGGGGATCGAGGGCTCTCAATGAGATATCCGACAATGATAGCGGTGATAATGACAGCAAGCAGCTCGTCATTCGCCATGGCGTACACAACGTTGGAGGGAATGAACGACCGAAACATGTCTAGGACGACAGTGTGGATGGGGCGCTCAGATGTATCGGGGAGTGaatcgtcgtcctcggcaaGCTTCAATtgatcttcatcaacaggGAAAAACTGCTTTGACCAGACCAATCCCACCATGATACAACTGAtcgtgatggagatgagtGTGGTGATAACATAGTATCCGACCGTCCACCTGGCTAACAGGCTGCCTCCGTTGGACATCTCACGCAGCCGCTGCACAGCAAGAAGCATTGAGCAAACGATCAAAGGAAGAACTGGGTTCATGTCAGCCAAGGGCCTCTCTGGGCCTCTGTCAAGTTGCATACTTACCGACAGCCTTGAGGGCACGCAACCACAGATCACCAGGGATCGACACAATGACTCGAGCTGCGGCAGGGACGCTGGGGGCCTGAGTTGAAATAATCAGACCAACGGCAATGGCCAAGAGCGCGGCCGTGATAATTTGCAGAGCCGATCCAGGCTCCTTGATTGAGTGCCACCATGGCTTATTGACGTGTTCCTCGGATGTAGTAATATTGACATCCTGGCTGGAATTGGACCGGACCGGCTGCGGTCTCGTTTTCGCGGCCTCGTTGTTCGTGTAGTTGGTAGCCATGGCAGAACATAAAAAGAGTAGCGATTACGTTCGACAAGGTGCTTTTCGATGGAGGGGATAACCAGACTCAAATTATCACACGGAGTTGGCCTGGAGGAGTTAATGATAACTTAAATAGCTCGTTACCCTCTCGATAAGCCAATAGCCTCCCTAGATAGAGAGCCGACAGTCTGGCATCCTGCACGGGTGATATGCCCTGGGCGGATCCGTCTCCAAGAATAAGCAGCTCGGTGATGCTGCGGCTCAAAGAGGAAGGTTGTAAAATAATCTCCAGACCCAGACGACAAGCATCGGGCGGCCATAGGGGTTGTCCATTGCTGGGCCCTTGCTTAGCCATTGCTTGGCTTTGAGGGGTAGTGATGACGGGACAAACTAACAGGTCGCTCACTGGACGGCAAAGTGGTGAGCAGCTGAGGGTGAGGGATTTGCCAAAGGAGGAGGTGATGCCAAGAAGGTGGACACACAAATCATGGCGAGGGACCATGACCCAACATGTTGTACAGGGATGGGGTTGGCGAGCATGGATGCACCCGGACTTTCTGTTATGTGTTTGGGCATAC encodes:
- a CDS encoding Amino acid transporter; its protein translation is MATNYTNNEAAKTRPQPVRSNSSQDVNITTSEEHVNKPWWHSIKEPGSALQIITAALLAIAVGLIISTQAPSVPAAARVIVSIPGDLWLRALKAVVLPLIVCSMLLAVQRLREMSNGGSLLARWTVGYYVITTLISITISCIMVGLVWSKQFFPVDEDQLKLAEDDDSLPDTSERPIHTVVLDMFRSFIPSNVVYAMANDELLAVIITAIIVGYLIESPRSPIVRVTEEIERMITKIITFLIQVAPVGVFFLILSNLMKLDITTIGKNLGLLIGATLSTMLIHVLIILPIIFFSFTRMNPYAYWIKIAPAWVTAWGSASSAATLSVTLRCAQAQGVPSTVYKFSCPLGCLINMDGTAIYLPAAVVFLAATQNITLSPADYVIIALLSTLASIGVSPIPSASLVLSVMIARSVNVELTGMFAVIVAIDWFLDRFRTAVNVSGDLFAAMIVYKMTKIEDSPEVQGQDAREQGEQGRCNMEDVANKV